The following proteins are encoded in a genomic region of Acidobacteriota bacterium:
- a CDS encoding Flp family type IVb pilin — MNTIKNFLKDESGLELSEYAVATALVVAALVTAFTDLGSGIRARIVALTGVITSIS; from the coding sequence ATGAATACGATCAAGAACTTTCTGAAAGACGAGTCCGGCCTTGAGCTTTCCGAGTATGCAGTTGCAACCGCGCTAGTGGTGGCGGCACTGGTTACGGCCTTTACTGACTTGGGAAGCGGAATTAGGGCGCGGATCGTCGCGCTGACTGGCGTCATTACCAGCATCAGTTAA
- a CDS encoding Flp family type IVb pilin produces MNMIKNFLNDESGLELSEYAVATALVVAALVTAFTQLGSGIKGRLTALTGVITSIS; encoded by the coding sequence ATGAACATGATCAAGAATTTCCTGAACGACGAATCCGGCCTTGAGCTTTCCGAATACGCGGTTGCCACCGCGCTAGTCGTGGCGGCACTCGTCACGGCCTTTACCCAATTGGGAAGCGGGATCAAGGGCCGCCTCACTGCGCTGACTGGCGTCATTACCAGCATCAGCTAA
- a CDS encoding prepilin peptidase, protein MPSLLILQTALCCITAILVGYFDIRYRRIPNKLVLPLLLSGLLLGLVFAGTAGLIASLQGLLLGFGLMFLLHLFGALGAGDVKLFAALGAVLGVQLVLPTFVIAVLTGGVLAVASMLYAGTARVTSERVLLILGGLVMGSVPRFPVPDDKRQTLPYGVAITVGSLLSLLWHNVSMN, encoded by the coding sequence ATGCCAAGTCTGCTCATCTTACAAACTGCCTTGTGTTGCATTACGGCAATCCTGGTTGGCTATTTTGATATTCGCTATCGGCGCATTCCTAACAAGTTAGTGTTACCCCTACTGTTGAGCGGCTTGTTATTGGGGCTTGTCTTTGCGGGCACAGCGGGATTGATCGCCAGCTTGCAAGGATTGTTACTGGGCTTTGGCTTGATGTTTTTGCTGCACCTGTTTGGCGCGCTGGGCGCGGGTGACGTCAAGTTATTCGCTGCACTGGGCGCAGTGCTGGGCGTGCAATTGGTCTTGCCGACCTTTGTGATCGCCGTGCTGACGGGCGGCGTGCTGGCAGTGGCTTCGATGCTGTATGCGGGTACGGCACGCGTAACCAGCGAACGTGTGTTGCTGATTCTTGGCGGGCTGGTTATGGGGAGCGTGCCGCGCTTCCCCGTGCCGGACGACAAACGGCAAACGCTGCCTTATGGCGTCGCCATCACGGTGGGCAGTTTGCTTTCGCTGCTGTGGCATAACGTATCAATGAACTAA
- the cpaB gene encoding Flp pilus assembly protein CpaB, whose product MKNKAPYLVLIGAILFGLLASVSVTNYLANARGTNKQNTIVVASMEIPLGSKILAEQLTTVQMPQGATPEGTFSEVAKVVGRVAATRIAARETVINARLAPVGAAAGLSAIIPEGHRAMTVKVDDDSGMSGFVLPGTYVDVAAVINLASTGGGTISKIILQNIKVLANGDNLDEPTDKRDAQKARTVTLLVMPDQAEKLLLASTDGRLRLVMRNGADQNNQPTQGANVRSLLTGEGGLSAANYAALAGLQPATSPTPTAPPAASARQIKRLAHITAIVPDFNNAVPKPAPAPSRPPVEFFEGTKKRSVEFPDR is encoded by the coding sequence ATGAAAAATAAAGCCCCCTATCTGGTGCTCATTGGCGCGATCCTGTTCGGCTTGCTGGCGTCGGTTTCAGTGACCAATTACCTGGCCAATGCGCGTGGTACTAACAAGCAGAACACCATCGTCGTGGCCAGCATGGAAATTCCGTTGGGCAGCAAAATCCTGGCCGAACAATTGACCACGGTGCAGATGCCCCAGGGCGCGACGCCCGAAGGCACGTTTAGCGAAGTGGCCAAAGTCGTCGGGCGCGTCGCCGCCACGCGCATCGCAGCGCGCGAAACGGTAATCAATGCGCGCCTCGCGCCGGTGGGTGCAGCGGCGGGCTTATCGGCCATCATCCCTGAAGGCCACCGGGCGATGACCGTCAAGGTGGATGACGATTCGGGCATGTCGGGCTTTGTGCTGCCGGGGACGTATGTAGATGTCGCGGCGGTGATCAATCTGGCCAGCACCGGCGGCGGCACGATTTCGAAAATCATCCTGCAAAACATCAAGGTACTGGCCAATGGTGACAACCTGGACGAACCCACCGACAAGCGCGACGCCCAAAAGGCCCGCACCGTGACCTTGCTGGTCATGCCCGACCAGGCCGAAAAACTATTACTGGCCTCGACCGATGGCCGGTTGCGGCTGGTGATGCGTAATGGCGCAGATCAAAACAATCAGCCGACACAAGGGGCCAACGTGCGTTCGTTGTTGACGGGCGAGGGCGGCCTGTCAGCGGCCAATTACGCCGCGCTGGCCGGCCTGCAACCCGCCACCAGTCCCACACCAACGGCTCCGCCAGCGGCCTCCGCGCGCCAAATCAAACGGCTGGCCCATATCACGGCGATTGTGCCGGACTTTAACAATGCCGTCCCCAAACCCGCGCCCGCGCCGTCCCGCCCGCCGGTTGAATTTTTTGAAGGCACCAAAAAACGTTCGGTTGAATTTCCGGACCGTTAG
- a CDS encoding type II and III secretion system protein family protein — protein sequence MPTSHPLITSRRWRRCQRFLLLAAFWCAAIAVSVHAQETIIKTSFANPPKEPIPVYVLTGQSMVVKFDQDFGRVAASNLDFAEAVLVAPDQIVINGKASGRARITVWSRNSEVLIFIDVDVRVNLAQIDSQVRALFPKDDIRLSQANGSVVISGSAEPKVVQQVEQVVQAAGFKTVNLLAQPVQNTAQVQLQVRVAEVSRNKLSEYSFSPAYQSSPGTGGFSNTGTGPYSVTAIDQGNIIGTVANNLNLFIMGQNVFAFLRALQSQGALRALAEPNLIAMSGQTASFLAGGEIPVPLVTGAGGNSAVSIQWKEYGVRLNFKPTIIDEQHIKLELEPEVSTLDYANAARLSGFLIPALRVRRAKTGIELQDGQSFGIAGLLDNNETKSLGKLPVIGDVPILGNLFKSKSFQRNETELIFIVTAKLSKPLNPDAVPRLKEVDGLRDGSPLGIEQPKSDKSDKTDGAASETAAPPAETATPTPATPTPATPTNEETKPKLPVAPEPAKVADLTLPLPLFKFEKLHWVLTPPPDIKLGAARALSAELNFVLPTAPVVKQEP from the coding sequence ATGCCGACAAGTCATCCCCTAATCACATCGCGCCGTTGGCGGCGCTGCCAAAGATTCTTGCTGCTGGCCGCGTTTTGGTGCGCGGCCATTGCCGTTTCTGTGCACGCGCAAGAGACCATCATCAAAACCTCGTTTGCCAATCCGCCCAAAGAACCGATTCCGGTGTATGTGCTGACGGGCCAATCCATGGTGGTAAAATTCGATCAGGATTTCGGGCGTGTGGCGGCCTCGAACCTGGACTTTGCCGAGGCCGTGCTCGTCGCGCCCGATCAAATCGTGATCAACGGCAAAGCCTCGGGGCGCGCGCGCATTACGGTCTGGTCGCGCAACAGCGAGGTCTTGATCTTTATTGACGTGGATGTGCGCGTGAATCTGGCCCAGATAGATTCGCAAGTGCGCGCGCTCTTTCCCAAAGACGACATCCGCCTCAGCCAGGCCAACGGCTCGGTGGTGATTTCGGGCAGCGCCGAACCCAAGGTCGTACAACAGGTCGAACAGGTCGTGCAAGCCGCCGGTTTCAAGACGGTCAATCTGCTGGCGCAGCCCGTCCAAAACACCGCGCAGGTGCAATTGCAGGTGCGCGTGGCCGAAGTCTCGCGCAACAAACTGAGCGAGTATTCGTTTTCGCCCGCTTACCAATCTTCACCGGGCACGGGCGGGTTTTCCAATACCGGCACTGGCCCTTATTCCGTGACGGCGATTGATCAAGGCAACATTATCGGCACGGTCGCCAACAACCTGAATCTGTTTATCATGGGGCAAAACGTCTTCGCGTTTTTACGGGCGCTGCAATCGCAGGGCGCATTGCGCGCGCTGGCCGAACCCAATCTGATTGCGATGAGCGGGCAAACGGCCAGCTTTTTGGCGGGCGGCGAAATCCCCGTCCCGCTCGTCACCGGCGCGGGCGGCAACTCGGCGGTGTCAATTCAATGGAAAGAATATGGCGTGCGCCTCAATTTCAAGCCGACGATCATTGACGAACAGCACATCAAGCTGGAACTCGAACCCGAAGTCTCCACGCTCGATTATGCCAATGCAGCGCGGCTGAGCGGCTTTTTGATCCCGGCCTTGCGTGTGCGCCGCGCCAAAACCGGTATCGAGTTGCAAGACGGACAAAGTTTCGGTATCGCCGGTTTGCTCGATAACAACGAAACCAAGTCGTTGGGCAAATTGCCGGTCATCGGCGATGTGCCGATTCTGGGCAATCTGTTCAAATCGAAATCGTTTCAACGCAACGAGACGGAATTGATCTTTATCGTGACGGCCAAACTGAGCAAACCGCTCAACCCCGACGCCGTGCCGCGTCTCAAGGAAGTGGATGGCTTGCGCGACGGTTCGCCGCTGGGCATCGAACAACCGAAGTCGGACAAGTCAGATAAGACGGATGGCGCCGCCAGCGAAACCGCCGCGCCTCCCGCCGAAACCGCAACGCCAACTCCGGCAACGCCAACTCCGGCAACGCCAACGAATGAAGAGACCAAACCCAAGCTGCCAGTCGCGCCGGAACCGGCCAAAGTGGCTGACTTAACGCTGCCCTTGCCGCTCTTCAAGTTTGAAAAATTGCACTGGGTCTTAACGCCGCCGCCCGACATCAAACTCGGCGCGGCGCGCGCGTTGTCGGCAGAATTGAATTTCGTTTTGCCCACTGCCCCCGTGGTCAAACAGGAGCCATAA
- a CDS encoding pilus assembly protein, with protein MMNRTQLATPAPSSHLRHPHRRRRERGVQMIEVVLVMPLLLMLMASTAELGRYFYTYSVLARATRISARYLSGSLLNTANHTAAKNMAVCGLTTTCSIAVVPGLTTSNIAITPAANPTTWPSTVTVSITSYNYQPIFNLGNWTGVSWTSVAVKPSTTMRYLLNN; from the coding sequence ATGATGAATCGCACACAGCTTGCCACTCCGGCCCCATCGTCACACCTGCGTCACCCGCACCGCCGCCGCCGCGAACGCGGTGTGCAAATGATCGAAGTAGTTTTGGTCATGCCGTTGCTGCTGATGCTGATGGCGTCAACGGCGGAACTCGGACGGTACTTTTATACTTACTCGGTACTGGCGCGCGCCACACGCATTTCGGCGCGTTATCTGTCCGGCAGTTTGCTGAACACTGCCAATCACACGGCGGCGAAAAACATGGCGGTCTGCGGGTTGACGACGACATGCAGCATTGCGGTTGTGCCGGGCTTGACCACGAGTAACATTGCGATCACCCCGGCAGCCAATCCGACCACCTGGCCGAGCACGGTGACCGTGAGCATCACCAGCTACAACTATCAACCGATTTTCAACCTGGGCAATTGGACGGGCGTGAGTTGGACATCAGTCGCGGTCAAACCGAGTACGACGATGCGCTATTTATTGAATAACTAA
- a CDS encoding pilus assembly protein codes for MLNQIRQRANTERGTVLVEFAIAALVFFVAVFSVLEMSRMLWTYNALADGVRRGARYAATHSPDATGSTTNSAKVKNVVVYGTDSPAVGAQPIVYGLATSHVTVTYSGNFGVNLGTATVSTSGFSFQFLAIPSVLGASLTFPTYQVIVAGESAGCVPGVTTTGC; via the coding sequence ATGCTGAACCAAATCCGACAACGAGCGAACACGGAACGAGGCACAGTCCTAGTGGAATTTGCCATCGCGGCGCTGGTCTTTTTTGTCGCCGTGTTCAGCGTGCTCGAAATGTCGCGCATGCTGTGGACGTACAACGCGCTGGCCGATGGCGTGCGGCGGGGGGCGCGTTACGCCGCCACGCATAGCCCGGACGCCACCGGTTCGACCACGAACAGTGCCAAGGTAAAAAATGTCGTCGTGTATGGCACGGACAGTCCGGCAGTCGGGGCGCAACCGATTGTTTATGGTTTGGCCACCAGTCACGTCACGGTCACATATAGTGGCAACTTCGGCGTCAATTTGGGAACCGCGACGGTAAGCACGAGCGGTTTCAGTTTTCAATTTCTGGCTATCCCGTCGGTGCTGGGCGCGTCGCTGACGTTTCCGACTTATCAAGTGATCGTGGCGGGTGAAAGCGCGGGGTGCGTGCCCGGCGTGACAACAACCGGTTGTTAG
- a CDS encoding CpaF family protein, with protein MALRDRLNKSGAHAVVPLRNYGEAAPAPKLNSYQEIKARLHGMLIDRMDLSQLNVLTPQETHAQVARIANTLLTEEDLLLSLADRERLIEELRHELFGLGPLEPLLADPTISDILVNSPYKVYVERGGKLERTGVTFNDNEHVIRVIERIVTSVGRRIDESSPMVDARLPDGSRVNAVIPPVMLDGPSLSIRRFGAQPLRIHDLIKKGALPGEIAHLLEMCVKARLNIVVSGGTGAGKTTLLNALSAFIPESERIVTIEDSAELLLQQEHVLRMETRPPNVEGRGEITQRELVKNALRMRPDRIVIGEVRSGEAVDMLQAMNTGHDGSLTTIHANTPPDALTRLETMVQMAGMRMSDAAIRQQIVSAIDLVVQVARLSDGTRRVTSLTEILGLKRKQFQTQEIFRYERQGVDENERVIGRFRFCGVRPQFAERLAACGLHLPPGFFDELRLPPAS; from the coding sequence ATGGCATTACGCGATAGGTTAAACAAAAGCGGAGCGCACGCCGTCGTGCCGTTGCGCAATTACGGCGAAGCGGCGCCCGCGCCCAAGCTGAATAGCTATCAGGAAATCAAAGCGCGCTTGCACGGCATGCTGATTGACCGCATGGATTTGAGCCAGCTCAACGTGCTGACGCCGCAAGAGACCCATGCGCAAGTGGCGCGCATCGCCAACACGTTGTTGACCGAAGAAGACCTGCTGCTCTCGCTGGCCGACCGCGAGCGGCTGATCGAAGAATTGCGCCACGAACTGTTCGGCCTGGGGCCGCTCGAACCGTTGCTGGCCGACCCGACGATCTCGGACATTCTGGTCAATTCACCCTACAAGGTATATGTCGAACGCGGCGGCAAGCTCGAACGCACGGGCGTGACCTTTAACGACAACGAGCATGTCATTCGCGTGATCGAACGCATCGTGACTTCGGTGGGCCGCCGCATTGACGAATCTTCGCCGATGGTGGACGCGCGGCTGCCCGACGGTTCGCGCGTCAACGCGGTCATTCCGCCGGTGATGCTCGACGGCCCTTCGCTCTCGATTCGGCGGTTCGGCGCGCAGCCCTTGCGCATTCACGACCTCATCAAAAAAGGCGCGCTGCCCGGCGAAATCGCTCACCTGTTGGAAATGTGCGTCAAGGCACGGCTCAACATCGTGGTGTCGGGCGGCACGGGCGCGGGCAAAACGACGCTGCTCAATGCGCTTTCGGCTTTTATCCCTGAGAGCGAACGTATCGTGACCATTGAGGATTCCGCCGAGTTGTTGTTGCAACAGGAACACGTGCTGCGCATGGAAACCCGTCCACCCAACGTCGAAGGGCGCGGCGAAATCACGCAACGCGAACTGGTCAAAAACGCCTTGCGCATGCGGCCCGACCGCATCGTCATCGGCGAAGTGCGCAGCGGCGAGGCGGTGGACATGCTGCAAGCGATGAACACCGGGCACGACGGCAGCCTCACGACCATTCACGCCAACACGCCGCCCGACGCGCTGACGCGGCTCGAAACGATGGTGCAAATGGCCGGGATGCGTATGTCAGATGCCGCCATCCGCCAGCAAATCGTGTCGGCGATTGATCTGGTCGTACAGGTCGCGCGCCTCAGCGACGGCACGCGCCGCGTGACTTCGCTGACCGAAATCCTCGGGCTGAAACGCAAACAATTTCAGACCCAGGAAATCTTCCGCTACGAACGCCAGGGCGTGGACGAAAACGAGCGCGTCATCGGGCGCTTTCGCTTTTGCGGCGTGCGGCCGCAATTTGCCGAGCGCCTGGCGGCGTGCGGCTTACATCTGCCGCCGGGTTTCTTTGACGAATTACGGTTGCCGCCTGCTTCTTGA
- a CDS encoding type II secretion system F family protein: MINFLVFLFCLCAVYTVYLFSTRRATARRERVGERLAEALDDQVGLPPPRAQLARAVSLSELAWLDRLLKKNALAAELKRLIEQADLHLTVGRLVLFSVSATVLGMLMISMLISTTGLIVVTGLLAGAGPFLHVLYKRKQRFDKFIADLPEALEMISRALLAGQGFQSTLQLIADEMPDPIAGEFGRVYEEQTLGLSLKAALQNLMQRVPILELKMCVIAVLVQRESGGNLAEILDISAQTIRDRFRIKADLSTLTTASRMSAGVLCALPFIVVLIISWLNPTYLEPLFFDARGHRLLLIAVLLQVCGLLLVRQILRIRI; this comes from the coding sequence ATGATTAATTTTTTGGTTTTTCTCTTCTGTTTATGCGCCGTTTATACGGTTTATCTGTTTTCCACGCGCCGGGCGACCGCGCGGCGGGAGCGAGTGGGCGAACGTCTGGCAGAGGCGCTGGATGATCAAGTCGGGTTGCCGCCGCCGCGCGCGCAATTGGCCCGCGCGGTCTCGCTGAGCGAGTTGGCCTGGCTCGACCGCTTGCTCAAAAAGAACGCATTGGCGGCGGAGTTGAAACGGCTGATCGAGCAAGCCGACTTGCATCTGACCGTGGGCCGCCTGGTGCTCTTTTCGGTCAGCGCCACGGTGTTGGGGATGTTGATGATTTCGATGCTGATCTCGACCACGGGGCTGATCGTCGTGACGGGCCTGCTGGCAGGCGCGGGGCCGTTTTTACACGTCCTGTACAAACGCAAACAGCGCTTTGACAAATTCATCGCCGACCTGCCCGAAGCGCTCGAAATGATCAGCCGCGCGCTGCTCGCCGGCCAAGGCTTTCAATCCACCCTGCAGTTGATCGCCGATGAGATGCCCGACCCGATTGCCGGGGAGTTTGGCCGCGTTTATGAAGAGCAAACCCTGGGTCTTTCGCTCAAGGCCGCCCTGCAAAATCTGATGCAGCGCGTGCCCATACTCGAACTCAAAATGTGCGTCATCGCGGTACTCGTGCAACGCGAGTCGGGCGGCAATTTGGCTGAGATTTTGGATATTTCGGCCCAGACCATTCGAGATCGTTTTCGCATCAAGGCCGATCTCAGCACGCTCACCACCGCCTCGCGGATGTCGGCGGGCGTCTTGTGCGCGTTGCCCTTTATCGTCGTGCTGATCATTTCGTGGCTCAATCCGACCTACCTCGAACCATTGTTTTTTGATGCGCGCGGGCATCGCTTGCTGCTTATCGCGGTGCTGTTGCAGGTGTGCGGCTTGCTGCTGGTGCGCCAGATTTTGCGCATTCGCATTTGA
- a CDS encoding type II secretion system F family protein, protein MLLIALLIFAFVSLAVFSAYWFLFQPTTATTQRLREIGQTANPFAESLASPAATVAERVAEPLNRLLPPAPDKLRVMQRKLLFAGYRAPQAALLYRAIQLAFLAGLPAATVGALWLAERPLSTSLAFILGAALCGYLLPRVSLDKLIANRQLRLQWGLADALDLLTITIEAGMNFNAALVRVSEELKTAHPALCEEFDLVNLEIRVGRARAQALRNLAERTGVEDMRAFCAILIQADRYGTSVGRAIRVYANTLRTKRRQRAEQAAQRAAVKLLLPLALFLFPTLFIVVLGPAFLTLMDMFFNN, encoded by the coding sequence ATGCTGCTGATTGCGCTCCTGATTTTTGCGTTTGTTTCGCTGGCGGTGTTCAGCGCGTATTGGTTTTTGTTTCAACCCACCACGGCCACCACGCAACGGTTGCGTGAAATTGGCCAGACGGCCAATCCGTTTGCAGAGAGCTTGGCAAGCCCCGCCGCCACCGTGGCCGAACGCGTCGCCGAGCCGCTCAATCGCCTGCTGCCGCCCGCGCCCGACAAGTTGCGCGTGATGCAACGCAAGCTGTTGTTCGCGGGTTATCGCGCGCCACAGGCGGCCTTGCTCTATCGCGCCATTCAATTGGCCTTTTTGGCGGGCTTGCCCGCCGCCACGGTGGGTGCGCTCTGGTTGGCTGAACGCCCGTTGAGCACTTCGTTGGCCTTCATCCTGGGCGCGGCGTTATGCGGTTATTTGCTGCCCCGCGTCAGCCTCGACAAGCTGATCGCCAATCGCCAGTTGCGGCTGCAATGGGGCCTGGCCGATGCGCTCGACCTGTTGACGATCACCATCGAAGCCGGCATGAATTTCAACGCTGCCCTCGTGCGCGTGAGCGAAGAATTGAAAACCGCGCATCCGGCCCTCTGCGAAGAGTTCGATCTGGTCAACCTCGAAATCCGCGTCGGACGCGCGCGCGCGCAAGCCTTGCGCAACCTTGCCGAACGCACGGGGGTGGAAGATATGCGCGCGTTCTGCGCCATCCTCATTCAAGCCGACCGTTACGGCACTTCGGTCGGACGCGCCATTCGCGTCTATGCCAATACCTTGCGCACCAAACGCCGCCAGCGCGCCGAACAGGCGGCGCAACGGGCGGCGGTCAAATTGCTCTTGCCGCTGGCGCTCTTTCTGTTTCCGACCTTGTTCATCGTCGTGCTGGGGCCGGCCTTCCTGACGTTGATGGATATGTTCTTCAACAATTAA